In the genome of Telluria beijingensis, one region contains:
- a CDS encoding helix-turn-helix domain-containing protein translates to MQTAPLTPSLPAAERRTAPPYLGGLPRWQVRRVTDYIDANLGATLRTASLAATLGLSVSHFTRAFKHSVGVPPRVYVIRRRLAAACEAMVTSNLPLTTIAHAHGFCDQSHFTRTFHEVIGLSPHVWRCRNMPGTAGADGDPFANEQKCETGLDMVEAA, encoded by the coding sequence ATGCAGACAGCGCCTTTGACACCGAGCCTGCCCGCGGCCGAGCGCCGCACCGCGCCGCCGTACCTTGGCGGCCTGCCGCGCTGGCAGGTCAGGCGGGTCACCGACTACATCGACGCCAACCTGGGCGCCACCCTGCGCACGGCCAGCCTGGCAGCCACCCTCGGCCTGAGCGTCAGCCATTTCACGCGCGCGTTCAAGCACAGCGTCGGCGTGCCGCCGCGCGTCTACGTGATCCGGCGCCGGCTGGCGGCCGCCTGCGAGGCGATGGTCACTTCAAACTTGCCGCTGACCACCATCGCCCATGCCCACGGCTTTTGCGACCAGTCGCACTTCACCCGCACGTTCCACGAAGTCATCGGCCTGTCGCCGCATGTCTGGCGCTGCCGCAATATGCCGGGCACGGCTGGCGCGGACGGCGATCCGTTCGCGAACGAACAGAAGTGCGAGACCGGACTGGATATGGTGGAGGCTGCCTAA
- a CDS encoding DedA family protein, with product MFDFITEFMQSGGYFAVFALMALENIFPPIPSELIMPFAGFVAARGDLNVVGVLLAGTAGSVAGALPWYYAGKVYGKERLEAFADKHARWLTVTHGDIEHAMESFEKHGRKVVLFGRLIPAIRTLISVPAGLACMPMGQFLLYSTVGSLVWTGILTGAGYMLESQYERVAEYVDPVSKAILIGLLGWYLYRVATFKKRAKAQ from the coding sequence GTGTTCGACTTCATCACAGAATTCATGCAGAGCGGCGGCTACTTCGCCGTGTTCGCGCTGATGGCGCTGGAAAACATCTTTCCGCCGATACCGTCCGAACTGATCATGCCGTTCGCCGGCTTCGTCGCCGCGCGCGGCGACCTGAACGTGGTCGGGGTGCTGCTGGCCGGCACCGCCGGCTCGGTGGCCGGGGCCTTGCCCTGGTATTACGCCGGCAAGGTCTATGGCAAGGAGCGGCTGGAGGCCTTCGCCGACAAGCATGCGCGCTGGCTGACCGTGACCCACGGCGACATCGAGCATGCGATGGAATCGTTCGAGAAGCACGGGCGCAAGGTGGTGCTGTTCGGGCGCCTGATCCCGGCCATCCGCACACTGATCTCGGTCCCGGCCGGCCTCGCCTGCATGCCGATGGGGCAGTTCCTGCTGTATTCGACGGTCGGTTCGCTGGTCTGGACCGGCATTCTTACCGGCGCCGGTTACATGCTGGAAAGCCAGTATGAGCGGGTGGCCGAATACGTCGATCCGGTGTCGAAGGCGATCCTGATCGGGCTGCTGGGCTGGTACCTGTACCGGGTGGCCACCTTCAAGAAGCGCGCGAAAGCCCAGTAA
- a CDS encoding diguanylate cyclase produces the protein MNVVEMQKVLVADDDAINREVLGELLKPEYTVLLARNGAQTLERATRHLPDLILLDVMMPDMDGYEVLRRLRADPETANISVIFISGLDRPEDEANGLKMGASDYIVKPFNQTVVMARVALHLQVVRQRRMLERLANIDGLTELANRRRFDEMYALEWQRARRSGRPLSLALLDIDAFKQFNDRYGHPAGDRALRSVARVAGAAMRRPGDLAARYGGEELLLLMPETDVGDALRVAEAVRESVAALNIAHEASSVAPLLTVSIGGATLVAADGDEQPSDLFEAADAQLYRAKQAGRNQVWWRGVEAP, from the coding sequence ATGAACGTAGTGGAGATGCAAAAAGTCCTGGTGGCCGACGACGACGCCATCAACCGCGAAGTCCTGGGCGAGCTGCTCAAGCCCGAGTACACGGTGCTGCTGGCCCGCAACGGCGCCCAGACCCTGGAGCGCGCCACGCGCCACTTGCCCGACCTGATCCTGCTCGACGTCATGATGCCCGACATGGACGGCTACGAGGTGCTGCGCCGCCTGCGCGCCGACCCGGAAACCGCCAACATCTCGGTGATCTTCATCTCGGGCCTGGACCGCCCCGAGGACGAAGCCAACGGCCTCAAGATGGGCGCCTCGGACTACATCGTCAAGCCGTTCAACCAGACCGTGGTGATGGCGCGCGTGGCGCTGCACCTGCAGGTGGTGCGCCAGCGCAGGATGCTCGAACGACTGGCGAACATCGACGGCCTGACCGAGCTGGCGAACCGGCGCCGCTTCGACGAGATGTACGCCCTCGAATGGCAGCGCGCGCGGCGCTCGGGCCGCCCGCTGTCGCTGGCCCTGCTCGACATCGACGCCTTCAAGCAGTTCAACGACCGCTACGGCCATCCGGCCGGCGACCGCGCGCTGCGCTCGGTGGCGCGGGTGGCCGGCGCCGCCATGCGCCGCCCGGGCGACCTGGCGGCGCGCTACGGCGGCGAGGAATTGCTGCTCTTGATGCCTGAAACCGACGTCGGCGACGCCCTGCGCGTGGCGGAAGCCGTGCGCGAGTCGGTGGCCGCGCTGAACATCGCGCACGAGGCGTCCAGCGTGGCGCCGCTGCTGACGGTCAGCATCGGCGGCGCGACCCTCGTTGCCGCGGACGGGGACGAACAGCCGTCCGACCTGTTCGAGGCGGCCGACGCCCAGCTGTACCGGGCCAAGCAGGCCGGGCGCAACCAGGTGTGGTGGCGCGGCGTCGAGGCGCCCTGA
- a CDS encoding Hpt domain-containing protein, producing MPGIDWRLALDNVDGQRLRLEKRAGSFVREYASAPRILREALAAGDQPRLQALAHNLKSSAAYVGAFELAGAAGRLEQDLRGGQPDRLGVQVAALVAAAETVLAGLAQVAAASLPTPADPATLAAVVARLEGYLRSDDARAEDALAQLESLLAASMDANLYDAPLDGVRRAVAEIEYAAALAPLATLATQLDLSLSLEDSQ from the coding sequence GTGCCCGGCATCGACTGGCGCCTGGCGCTGGACAACGTCGACGGCCAGCGCCTGCGCCTCGAAAAGCGCGCCGGCAGCTTCGTGCGCGAATACGCGTCGGCGCCGCGCATCCTGCGCGAGGCGCTGGCGGCCGGCGACCAGCCGCGCCTGCAGGCGCTGGCGCACAACCTCAAGTCGAGCGCCGCCTACGTCGGCGCCTTCGAGCTGGCCGGCGCCGCCGGGCGCCTCGAACAGGACCTGCGCGGCGGCCAGCCGGACCGGCTCGGGGTCCAGGTGGCGGCCCTGGTCGCCGCTGCCGAGACGGTGCTTGCCGGCCTGGCCCAGGTGGCGGCCGCCAGCCTGCCGACGCCGGCCGACCCGGCCACGCTGGCGGCGGTAGTGGCGCGCCTGGAAGGCTATCTGCGCAGCGACGACGCGCGCGCCGAGGACGCCCTGGCGCAGCTCGAATCGCTGCTGGCGGCCAGCATGGACGCCAACCTGTACGACGCCCCGCTCGATGGCGTGCGGCGCGCCGTGGCCGAGATCGAGTATGCTGCGGCACTGGCCCCCCTCGCCACCCTGGCCACGCAGCTCGATCTCAGCCTCAGCCTGGAAGACAGCCAATGA
- the fusA gene encoding elongation factor G: MARKTPIERYRNIGISAHIDAGKTTTTERVLFYTGVNHKIGEVHDGAATMDWMEQEQERGITITSAATTCFWKGMAGNFEPHHINIIDTPGHVDFTIEVERSMRVLDGACMVYCAVGGVQPQSETVWRQANKYKVPRLAFVNKMDRTGANFFKVYEQMRARLKANPIPLQIPIGAEENFLGVVDLVKMKAIIWDDASQGMKFDYRDIPAELVDQANEWREKLVETAAEASEELMNKYLEEGELSEAEIKAALRQRTIASEIVPMMCGTAFKNKGVQAMLDAVIEYLPSPVDIPPVAGTDEDDQPVTRKADDNEKFSALAFKIMTDPFVGQLIFFRVYSGMVNSGDTVYNPVKGKKERLGRILQMHANQREEIKEVRAGDIAAAVGLKEATTGETLCDPSAVITLEKMVFPEPVIQQAVEPKTKADQEKMGLALNRLAQEDPSFRVRTDEESGQTIIGGMGELHLEIIVDRMKREFNVEATVGKPQVAYRETIRKAVTDVEGKFVKQSGGRGQYGHAVLSIEPQEPGKGFEFVDAIKGGVVPREYIPAVEKGVRETLTTGVLAGYPVVDVKVTLTFGSYHDVDSNENAFRMAGSMAFKDGCRKANPVILEPMMAVEVETPEDYAGSVMGDLSSRRGMVQGMDEIPGGGGKIIKAEVPLSEMFGYSTSLRSATQGRATYTMEFKHYSEAPKHVIDAIVTAKSK; encoded by the coding sequence ATGGCACGCAAGACCCCCATCGAGCGCTACCGCAATATCGGTATTTCGGCTCACATCGATGCTGGTAAAACCACCACCACCGAACGCGTCCTGTTCTACACGGGCGTCAACCACAAGATCGGCGAAGTGCACGATGGCGCAGCGACGATGGACTGGATGGAGCAAGAGCAAGAGCGCGGCATTACCATTACCTCGGCAGCGACGACCTGCTTCTGGAAAGGTATGGCCGGTAACTTCGAGCCTCACCACATCAACATCATCGACACCCCGGGCCACGTTGACTTCACCATCGAAGTCGAACGCTCGATGCGCGTGCTCGACGGCGCCTGCATGGTTTACTGCGCAGTCGGCGGCGTGCAGCCACAGTCGGAAACCGTGTGGCGCCAGGCTAACAAGTACAAAGTTCCACGTCTGGCCTTCGTCAACAAGATGGACCGTACCGGCGCGAACTTCTTCAAGGTCTACGAGCAGATGCGTGCTCGCCTGAAGGCGAACCCGATCCCTCTGCAGATCCCGATCGGCGCGGAAGAGAACTTCCTGGGCGTGGTCGACCTGGTCAAGATGAAAGCGATCATCTGGGACGACGCTTCGCAAGGCATGAAGTTCGATTACCGCGACATCCCTGCGGAACTGGTCGATCAAGCCAACGAGTGGCGCGAAAAGCTGGTCGAGACCGCTGCTGAGGCCAGCGAAGAGCTGATGAACAAGTACCTGGAAGAAGGCGAACTGTCGGAAGCCGAGATCAAGGCTGCCCTGCGCCAGCGCACCATCGCTTCGGAAATCGTGCCGATGATGTGCGGTACCGCGTTCAAGAACAAAGGTGTGCAGGCAATGCTGGACGCCGTCATCGAATACCTGCCGTCGCCAGTGGACATCCCACCAGTCGCCGGTACCGATGAAGACGACCAGCCAGTCACCCGCAAGGCTGACGACAACGAGAAATTCTCGGCGCTGGCATTCAAGATCATGACCGACCCGTTCGTGGGCCAGCTGATCTTCTTCCGCGTCTACTCGGGCATGGTCAATTCGGGCGACACCGTCTACAACCCGGTCAAGGGCAAGAAAGAACGCCTGGGTCGTATTCTGCAGATGCACGCCAACCAGCGCGAAGAAATCAAGGAAGTGCGCGCCGGCGACATCGCCGCTGCGGTCGGCCTGAAAGAAGCGACCACGGGCGAAACCCTGTGCGATCCTTCGGCTGTCATCACCCTGGAAAAGATGGTCTTCCCTGAGCCAGTGATTCAACAGGCAGTCGAGCCGAAAACCAAGGCCGACCAGGAAAAAATGGGCCTGGCGCTGAACCGCCTGGCACAGGAAGATCCATCGTTCCGCGTGCGTACCGACGAAGAATCGGGCCAGACCATCATCGGTGGTATGGGCGAGCTGCACCTGGAAATTATCGTTGACCGCATGAAGCGTGAGTTCAACGTGGAAGCGACCGTCGGCAAGCCACAGGTTGCATACCGCGAAACCATCCGCAAGGCAGTCACCGACGTCGAAGGCAAGTTCGTCAAGCAGTCGGGCGGTCGTGGCCAGTACGGTCACGCAGTCCTGTCGATCGAGCCGCAAGAGCCAGGTAAAGGCTTCGAGTTCGTCGACGCGATCAAGGGCGGTGTGGTTCCACGCGAATACATCCCTGCAGTCGAAAAAGGTGTGCGCGAAACCCTGACCACCGGCGTGCTGGCTGGTTACCCAGTGGTTGACGTCAAAGTCACCCTGACCTTCGGTTCGTACCACGACGTCGACTCGAACGAAAACGCGTTCCGCATGGCGGGCTCGATGGCGTTCAAGGACGGCTGCCGTAAAGCGAATCCGGTCATCCTCGAGCCGATGATGGCCGTGGAAGTGGAAACGCCTGAAGACTACGCCGGTTCGGTGATGGGCGACCTGTCGTCGCGTCGCGGCATGGTGCAGGGCATGGACGAAATCCCAGGCGGCGGCGGCAAGATCATCAAGGCCGAAGTGCCACTGTCGGAAATGTTCGGTTACTCGACCTCGCTGCGTTCGGCGACCCAGGGCCGTGCGACCTACACGATGGAATTCAAGCACTATTCGGAAGCTCCGAAGCACGTGATTGACGCCATCGTCACCGCGAAGTCCAAGTAA
- the rpsG gene encoding 30S ribosomal protein S7 has protein sequence MPRRREVPKREILPDPKFGNTDVAKFVNVLMLSGKKSVAENIIYGAFEHIQSKSGKDPLEVFTTAINNAKPLVEVKSRRVGGANYQVPVEVRPVRRMALSMRWLREAANKRSEKSMPQRLGGELLEAAEGRGGAMKRRDEVHRMAEANKAFSHFRF, from the coding sequence ATGCCACGTCGTCGTGAAGTACCCAAGCGCGAGATCCTGCCGGATCCAAAATTCGGCAACACCGATGTCGCCAAATTCGTCAACGTTCTGATGCTGTCCGGCAAGAAGTCGGTTGCAGAAAACATCATCTACGGTGCATTCGAACACATTCAATCCAAGTCGGGCAAAGACCCGCTGGAAGTGTTCACGACCGCGATCAACAACGCTAAACCGCTGGTGGAAGTCAAATCCCGCCGTGTCGGTGGCGCCAACTACCAGGTGCCAGTGGAAGTTCGTCCGGTTCGTCGTATGGCGCTGTCCATGCGTTGGTTGCGCGAAGCCGCAAACAAGCGCAGCGAAAAATCCATGCCGCAACGTCTGGGTGGTGAACTGCTGGAAGCGGCTGAAGGCCGCGGCGGCGCGATGAAGCGTCGTGACGAAGTCCACCGCATGGCAGAAGCGAACAAGGCGTTCTCGCACTTCCGCTTCTAA
- the rpsL gene encoding 30S ribosomal protein S12, with amino-acid sequence MPTINQLIRKPREAAVVKSKSPALENCPQKRGVCTRVYTTTPKKPNSALRKVAKVRLTNGFEVISYIGGEGHNLQEHSVVLLRGGRVKDLPGVRYHMVRGALDTQGVKDRKQARSKYGAKRAKAAKK; translated from the coding sequence ATGCCAACCATCAATCAACTGATTCGCAAGCCGCGTGAAGCCGCGGTTGTGAAGAGCAAGTCGCCGGCACTGGAAAACTGCCCGCAAAAACGTGGCGTGTGCACCCGTGTGTACACCACCACCCCGAAGAAGCCTAACTCGGCGCTTCGTAAAGTCGCTAAAGTGCGTCTGACCAACGGTTTCGAAGTCATTTCGTACATCGGCGGTGAAGGCCACAACCTGCAAGAACACAGTGTCGTGCTGCTGCGCGGCGGTCGTGTGAAAGACTTGCCAGGTGTGCGTTACCACATGGTTCGCGGTGCACTGGATACCCAGGGCGTCAAAGACCGTAAGCAAGCGCGCTCGAAGTACGGCGCCAAGCGTGCCAAGGCTGCGAAGAAGTAA
- a CDS encoding SDR family oxidoreductase — translation MKTVLITGCSSGFGLEIARHFLEHEWNVVATMRTPDAGILPPSDRLRVLALDVTDGASIRLALEAAGPIDALVNNAGVGALYPLEGIAMDTARGVFDTNTLGTIAMTQAVLPGLRATGGGVIVNVSSAVTLTPLPLLSVYTASKAAVNAFTESLALELEPLGIRLRLVLPGRAPETRFGANARARMEGEMPEAYASLMESVVAGVRGPAPVTHAGDVVQAVWRAVTDPAAPMRIPAGADAEAMAAAQAGIPYGRAGL, via the coding sequence ATGAAAACCGTTTTGATCACCGGCTGCTCGTCCGGCTTCGGCCTCGAGATCGCCCGCCATTTCCTCGAACACGAATGGAATGTCGTGGCCACCATGCGCACGCCGGACGCCGGCATCCTGCCGCCCTCCGACCGGCTGCGGGTGCTGGCGCTCGACGTGACGGATGGCGCCAGCATCCGCTTGGCGCTCGAGGCCGCAGGGCCGATCGATGCGCTGGTCAACAATGCCGGCGTCGGCGCGCTGTATCCACTGGAAGGCATCGCCATGGACACGGCGCGCGGCGTGTTCGACACCAATACGCTCGGCACGATCGCCATGACGCAGGCCGTGCTGCCTGGTTTACGCGCCACGGGCGGGGGCGTGATCGTCAACGTCAGCTCGGCGGTCACGCTCACGCCATTGCCGCTGCTGTCGGTCTACACCGCCAGCAAGGCGGCCGTGAATGCGTTCACCGAGTCGCTGGCGCTCGAACTCGAGCCGCTCGGCATCCGCCTGCGCCTGGTGCTGCCCGGCCGCGCACCTGAAACGCGGTTCGGCGCCAATGCGCGGGCACGCATGGAGGGCGAGATGCCCGAAGCCTACGCGTCGCTGATGGAGTCCGTGGTTGCCGGCGTGCGCGGCCCGGCCCCGGTCACCCATGCCGGGGACGTGGTGCAAGCCGTCTGGCGCGCGGTGACCGATCCGGCGGCGCCAATGCGGATCCCGGCCGGCGCCGACGCCGAGGCGATGGCCGCCGCCCAGGCAGGCATTCCCTACGGCCGGGCCGGGTTGTAG
- a CDS encoding AraC family transcriptional regulator, with protein sequence MSDPLAEVVGLLRPGVRMTKVVAGAGRWGVRRAETGQPSYCIVLDGRCRLAIEGSPELLLESGDFVLIPATWNFAMSSLQAPPAHAFDTPPVAQGPGEFRLGAQDGPPEVRFIIGHCVFGSPDASLLVSLLPRFIHVRGEPRLALLAQLVGDESRARRPAREVVMARLLEVLLIEALRSTSTTAPEPGLVRALADTRLAQALRQLHAAPARAWTMAELAQEAALSRSAFFERFSRAVGKAPMEYLLAWRMGLASDLLRRGGGSIAEVAQQVGYSSASTFSVAFARHVGVPPARYARAAASYH encoded by the coding sequence ATGAGCGATCCGTTGGCCGAGGTGGTCGGCCTGCTGCGTCCGGGCGTGCGCATGACCAAGGTGGTCGCCGGCGCCGGACGCTGGGGCGTGCGGCGCGCCGAGACCGGCCAGCCCTCATACTGCATCGTCCTCGACGGCCGCTGCCGGCTGGCGATCGAAGGCTCTCCCGAACTCCTGCTCGAGTCGGGCGACTTCGTGCTCATCCCCGCCACCTGGAACTTCGCGATGTCGAGCCTGCAGGCGCCGCCGGCGCACGCCTTCGACACGCCACCCGTGGCGCAGGGCCCGGGCGAGTTCCGGCTCGGCGCGCAGGATGGCCCGCCGGAGGTGCGCTTCATCATCGGCCACTGCGTATTCGGTTCGCCCGACGCGTCCCTGCTGGTGTCGCTGCTGCCGCGCTTCATCCATGTGCGCGGGGAGCCGCGCCTGGCCCTGCTGGCGCAACTGGTGGGCGACGAGTCGCGCGCACGGCGGCCGGCGCGCGAGGTCGTGATGGCGCGCCTGCTCGAGGTGCTGCTGATCGAGGCGCTGCGCTCCACAAGCACGACGGCGCCGGAGCCCGGCCTGGTGCGCGCCCTGGCCGACACCCGCCTGGCGCAGGCGCTGCGCCAACTGCACGCGGCGCCCGCGCGCGCCTGGACCATGGCCGAACTGGCGCAAGAGGCAGCACTGTCACGCTCGGCGTTCTTCGAGCGCTTCAGCCGCGCGGTCGGCAAGGCGCCGATGGAATACCTGCTGGCCTGGCGCATGGGGCTGGCGAGCGACCTGCTGCGGCGCGGCGGCGGCAGCATCGCCGAAGTCGCGCAGCAGGTCGGCTACAGCTCGGCCAGCACCTTCAGCGTCGCCTTCGCGCGCCACGTGGGCGTGCCGCCGGCCCGGTATGCGCGCGCGGCGGCCTCATATCACTAA
- a CDS encoding LysR family transcriptional regulator, with amino-acid sequence MIERTHLSLIREVDRRGSLTAAADVLCLTQSALSHTVKKLEQQLGTPVWTREGRSLRLTQAGRSLLALAERVLPQLEHAERLMREYARGERGTLRIGMECHPCYQWLLKVVDPYLAAWPEVDVDVKQRFQFGGLKALHGYEIDLLVTPDPLFKPGLKFVPVFDYEQVLVVASSHPLAGRTHAEPADLSDDVLITYPVDIERLDIYNQFFLPAGCAPRQRKTIETTDIMLQMVASGRGVAALPRWLVEEYAGRMAVAPVRLGPEGVFKQIFLGTREVDAGTAYLDAFIEIARRA; translated from the coding sequence ATGATCGAACGCACCCACCTGTCGCTGATCCGCGAGGTCGACCGCCGTGGTTCGCTGACCGCTGCCGCCGACGTGCTGTGCCTGACGCAATCGGCCCTGAGCCACACGGTGAAAAAGCTGGAGCAGCAACTGGGCACGCCGGTCTGGACCCGCGAGGGCCGCTCGCTGCGCCTGACCCAGGCCGGACGATCCCTATTGGCGCTGGCCGAGCGGGTGCTGCCGCAGCTCGAACATGCCGAACGCCTGATGCGCGAATACGCGCGCGGCGAGCGCGGCACCCTGCGCATCGGCATGGAATGCCATCCCTGCTACCAGTGGCTGTTGAAAGTGGTGGATCCCTACCTGGCGGCCTGGCCCGAGGTCGACGTCGACGTCAAGCAGCGCTTCCAGTTCGGCGGCCTCAAGGCCCTGCACGGCTACGAGATCGACCTGCTGGTCACGCCCGACCCGCTGTTCAAGCCGGGCCTGAAGTTCGTGCCGGTGTTCGACTACGAACAGGTGCTGGTGGTGGCGAGCAGCCATCCGCTGGCCGGGCGCACCCACGCCGAGCCGGCCGACCTGTCGGACGACGTGCTCATCACCTATCCGGTCGATATCGAGCGGCTCGACATCTACAACCAGTTCTTCCTGCCGGCCGGCTGCGCGCCGCGTCAGCGCAAGACGATCGAGACCACCGACATCATGCTGCAGATGGTGGCCAGCGGCCGCGGCGTGGCGGCGCTGCCGCGCTGGCTGGTGGAAGAATACGCGGGCCGGATGGCGGTGGCGCCGGTGCGCCTCGGGCCGGAAGGTGTGTTCAAGCAGATTTTCCTCGGCACGCGCGAGGTCGACGCCGGCACCGCCTACCTCGACGCCTTCATCGAGATCGCACGCCGCGCTTAG
- the metE gene encoding 5-methyltetrahydropteroyltriglutamate--homocysteine S-methyltransferase, translating to MTTTHTLGFPRIGARRELKFALERFWKGEATAQELGAQAASLRQRHWQQQSKLDFAPVGDFSLYDQVLDMSFTLGNVPERAHSHGGDALDAYFRVARGRSAGDHDHGCGSVHAGEMTKWFDTNYHYIVPEFSADTQFRLDTARLDEQLAQARTLGVKAKPVIVGPLTYLWLGKAKDGSDRLDLLPRLLPVYAELLAWFVTQGIEWVQVDEPALVTELDARWQAAFASAYDLLQHSGAKLLLATYFGRLEDNLPLACALPVDGLHLDATRARDEIAPVIAALGHDKILSLGVIDGRNIWKTDLHATLEWLEPIQRQLQQRLWIAPSCSLLHVPVDLQNEQALDPEIRSWLAFAVQKLEELRILAHALDHGRSQVQLELVENAAAIDRRRASKRVSNPQVAQALAALTPALGQRASSHAERSAKQAALLQLPSYPTTTIGSFPQTAAIRQARNAFKKGELDAAAYEDAMRAEIARCVREQEALGLDVFVHGEAERNDMVEYFGEQLDGYAFSQNGWVQSYGSRCVKPPILFGDVRRPQAMTVKWTTYAQSLTDKPMKGMLTGPVTILNWSFVRDDQPRAASCRQLALAIREEVLDLERAGVRVIQIDEAALREGLPLRRSEWKEYLDWAVESFRITANGVADDTQIHTHMCYSEFNDIIAAIAAMDADVITIETSRSDMELLDAFDDFQYPNEIGPGVYDIHSPNIPSQDHIVDLMRKAATRIPPARLWINPDCGLKTRNWEEVLPALRNMVAAAHTLRAAA from the coding sequence ATGACGACCACCCACACCCTCGGCTTTCCGCGCATCGGCGCGCGCCGCGAACTGAAATTCGCCCTCGAGCGCTTCTGGAAGGGAGAAGCGACGGCCCAGGAACTCGGCGCCCAGGCAGCAAGCCTGCGCCAGCGCCACTGGCAGCAACAATCGAAACTCGATTTCGCCCCGGTTGGCGACTTCTCGCTGTACGACCAGGTGCTCGACATGAGCTTCACGCTGGGGAACGTGCCCGAACGTGCCCACAGCCATGGCGGCGACGCGCTCGACGCCTATTTCCGTGTCGCGCGCGGCCGCAGTGCCGGCGACCATGACCATGGCTGCGGCAGCGTCCACGCCGGCGAAATGACCAAGTGGTTCGACACCAACTACCACTACATCGTCCCCGAGTTCAGCGCCGACACCCAATTCAGGCTCGACACCGCGCGCCTCGACGAACAGCTGGCCCAGGCGCGCACGCTGGGCGTCAAGGCCAAGCCGGTGATCGTCGGCCCGCTGACCTATCTATGGCTGGGCAAGGCCAAGGATGGCAGCGACCGGCTCGACCTGCTGCCCCGCCTGCTGCCGGTGTATGCCGAGCTGCTGGCCTGGTTCGTCACACAAGGCATCGAGTGGGTGCAGGTCGACGAGCCGGCGCTGGTCACGGAACTCGATGCGCGCTGGCAGGCGGCGTTCGCCAGCGCCTATGACCTTCTGCAGCACAGCGGCGCGAAACTGCTGCTGGCGACCTATTTCGGGCGCCTGGAAGACAACCTGCCCCTCGCCTGCGCGCTGCCGGTCGACGGCCTGCACCTGGATGCGACCAGGGCGCGCGACGAAATCGCGCCGGTCATCGCCGCGCTGGGCCACGACAAGATCCTGTCGCTGGGCGTGATCGACGGCCGCAATATCTGGAAGACCGACCTGCACGCGACCCTGGAATGGCTCGAGCCCATTCAGCGCCAGTTGCAGCAGCGCCTGTGGATCGCGCCATCGTGCTCGCTGCTGCACGTCCCGGTCGACCTGCAGAACGAACAGGCGCTGGATCCCGAGATCCGCTCCTGGCTGGCGTTCGCCGTGCAAAAGCTGGAGGAGTTGCGCATCCTCGCCCATGCGCTCGACCATGGCCGCTCGCAGGTGCAGCTGGAACTGGTCGAGAATGCCGCCGCGATCGACCGTCGCCGCGCCTCGAAGCGGGTATCGAACCCGCAGGTGGCGCAGGCACTGGCCGCGCTCACGCCTGCACTGGGCCAGCGCGCCAGCAGCCACGCCGAGCGTAGCGCCAAGCAGGCCGCCCTGCTCCAATTGCCCAGCTACCCGACCACCACCATCGGTTCCTTCCCGCAGACGGCGGCGATCCGCCAGGCCCGCAACGCGTTCAAAAAGGGCGAGCTGGATGCGGCGGCCTACGAAGACGCGATGCGCGCCGAGATCGCGCGCTGTGTGCGCGAGCAGGAAGCGCTGGGGCTGGACGTGTTCGTGCACGGCGAGGCCGAGCGCAACGACATGGTCGAATACTTCGGCGAGCAGCTCGACGGCTATGCCTTCAGTCAGAACGGCTGGGTGCAATCCTACGGGTCGCGTTGCGTGAAGCCGCCGATCCTGTTCGGCGACGTGCGCCGCCCGCAGGCGATGACGGTCAAGTGGACCACCTATGCGCAGTCGCTGACCGACAAACCGATGAAGGGCATGCTGACCGGCCCGGTGACGATCCTGAACTGGTCCTTCGTGCGCGACGACCAGCCGCGCGCCGCCAGTTGCCGCCAGCTGGCGCTGGCGATCCGCGAGGAAGTGCTGGATCTGGAACGGGCCGGCGTGCGCGTGATCCAGATCGACGAGGCGGCGCTGCGCGAAGGCTTGCCGCTGCGGCGTTCGGAGTGGAAGGAATACCTGGACTGGGCGGTGGAGTCGTTCCGCATCACGGCCAACGGCGTCGCCGACGATACGCAGATCCACACCCATATGTGCTATTCGGAGTTCAACGACATCATCGCCGCGATCGCCGCCATGGATGCCGACGTGATCACGATCGAGACCTCACGCTCGGATATGGAACTGCTGGACGCCTTCGACGATTTCCAGTATCCGAACGAGATCGGCCCGGGCGTGTACGACATCCATTCGCCGAACATCCCGAGCCAGGACCACATCGTGGACCTGATGCGCAAGGCCGCCACCCGCATCCCGCCCGCGCGCCTGTGGATCAATCCGGACTGCGGCCTCAAGACCCGCAACTGGGAAGAAGTGCTGCCGGCGCTGCGCAATATGGTGGCGGCGGCGCATACGCTGCGCGCCGCAGCCTAG